A window of Phaseolus vulgaris cultivar G19833 chromosome 4, P. vulgaris v2.0, whole genome shotgun sequence genomic DNA:
aagtgtTTTGTGAACGAACtgtccattcattaaaacctgagaaaggatcTTTCCtcttaaaaccttgtgttgagtaattttggttgatttccaagcatagttgtatcctacatcctcacaatattaagctgatctgattttgttataattctctgttgatcacaattttacattgaacaaattcaaattgtgccaaaactgttctgaagaatcaatctgtttcatgtaaaaacaatatgttctttttgcctctggaatactgaaaaattgtgtgttcttgcgaaaattttataagctcaattcacccctcccctcttgaacttagacactaatagacccaacagtaTTATcacaagggcgtctctggggcggcaggggctatcactatggccttgaagccacctttctcttctctttattactaccccggattatcgggatttgaggccttcccacgacgtcgctccctccatggtctttcctacccatgggtatcggggagccacactgtgatcgcctcgcctttgtgacatttgaccttggcgacgccctatttgggcgacgccttcgcctaggcgacaccttaccctggcgacgcttcctcttggcgacgctggcacttggcgtctcctcacctaggcgacggcttacgttgactttgacccccgacgttgactttgaccttgactttgtcaacgctcggatacgggacggtacaataataagtataaattatattaataataataagtataaattatattaataataatatgtataaattatactaatagtatgtataaattattttaataataataactataaattattgtaccgtcccgcccccgggcgttgaccaaagtcaaagtcaacgtcggggccAAGGTCAACATATGGTGAGACCATGCGAAGGGGTCAAAGAAAGGCGTCGCCTTAACATGGCGTCACCAAGATAAGGCATCGCCTAAACAAGGTGCCGCCAAGAAAAGGCGTCGCCAAACAAGCCACCAGTGGTGTTACTCCCCGATACCcgtgggtaggaaagaccatggagggagtgacgccatggAGGCTTTGGGCCCGCCTAGCGCAGAAACAATGATAaagtgaagagaaaggtggcttcaaggccatagtactagcgccagtggagagcaatctgactcgcgaagtgcccatgtcacctcagggagacccttgggatagatacgactcatgagagggtcacgcccaggggtaaccaggtgcagggtacgagaggaaggtagatacgctctcagagcgagtgactagaggtttgggggcatgagttggcacccaaaagtcaccccttgcgccagatgtaGTCCAAGggaggaggactcacacgacgaaatacccctaagttgggtgacggtgctgtgaggccctccaggTGTAATAACGGCCAAGTCAGGAGGACACGCGGCAGGAAGAACAGAAACATCAATGATTCCCAAATGGTTCGTCAGGTAtgaggtaattaaagctatttaaatgtaattaaagtttacgtttcgagcgttttaaggtactttaaTTGCTttaagcggtttaaacgtcttaaaggcgctgaacgtttcatgaccttaaatgcgcttttaagacgctttaaatgctagagacGTTTAAAGGGAACCTGGGATGTGGGAAACGGGGTTcggacttttggcaaattttccggagaacacactctagttgtttgctcgagccttgaggttacgcacaagggactaaaGAAGGATTGTTTGCCAGAAGGAGAAAAGATACACAACACAGttccttttaccaccttcagagtaccgtccacggtgctccgatacggaggtgtagagttttggtgtttcttgctagctgacttgagcgtcggagtgcaaacggccgctagggcgcccatttgtccaCTTCTTTGCAGGTATTCACATATTGCAGAAGGAAGGTGTCTctagctgacgggcaaggttgcgcacaaagacgtacccaggtcaaccggcaggaacatttggcgcccaccgtggggccgatttaaaacatcagttcCATCACAAGTTTCAGGGAATTTATCAGAGCTACCATAACGACAGGAGGAGTTCAGAGGAAAACATTGAAGAATGAGGGTTACGAGACAAGGTTCCTCACGCGCAGCAAGCgaggaaatgtccatgcagcaggtcatggacatgatgcaagggctgcaggaGGAAATGGCAGAATCAAGGGCGGAACAAGAACGTATGCAGGCGGATCGCGGCTTCCCACGTgagaaacgaagagctccatcgtATCAATGAGGAGTTATGCCGAGGTTTGGGCAATAACCAAGGGCAACGCGATCAAGATGACACCGAAcgtctcaccccaccaagggagttttcaacaccgttctcgcaggagattTTGGAAGCAGTGATCCCCAACACATTCgcagggcccaaggtgatcttcaccgggatggaggatcctgaggcgcatctcactgcattccacacgcagatggtgttagtaggcggctccgatgccgtgagatgcaagctctttatgagcaccttgttgggaatggccatggattggttcatcagccttctaGACGGCCATATCACTTCCTTCCCGCAGCAGTCGCGGTTGTTTAGGGAGCAATACTTAGCGAATAGGGCCCCGCCGCCCGTTTCATATGACCTATTTGAtgtaaaacagtatcaaggTGAGACCTTGAAGGAGTACATCAACCATTTTGGGGCCCAagtagtaaaggttggtactacggaagagcccatgatcgtgtacgcgttcAGAAAAGGCGTGTGTCCCGGCTTTTTTtgcgaatccatcattcgcaatcgtcccaggaccttcgctgaaataaggcgtcgcgcggtggagcatatcgcctctgagggagaggtgtgtgagaagcgcacGAGCGTCgcaccctcacgcccgagggcaCAGACACGGGCTCAACCCGTCAaggtcaacgagaccacgacgggaaggaagaagccagaggggagacgcccctatgaggcAAGAAAACCCCAGCCCAAGGGTCAAGCTGGAGGAAATCGTCCGACCAGGGAAAGGGCCAGACCAGCGAGGTAtgactttgtggtggagttgaaggacctaATCGCCGTGCCCAATATAGTTgaaaggttgaggcgaccggcgaagactgacaaAGTGCTAAGGCCTCGCAAGGACTCTTGGTGTGAATTCCACGAagctttcggtcaccacattaataactgcctgtcgctggGATACCAGCTAGACGAGTTGGTAAGAaacgggtttttgaaggattacaTCTCTGAGCCCGCCACGACCGCGGCCCTGCCAGCACCAGTGGAAGAACAAGCGCATGAGATGCCCGTCCTTGGCgaagtccacaccattgctggtggcttttctggaggaggacccactgcctccCAACAGAGGAAATATGCGAGGGTAGTCAATTcaattgaagaaagaatctcaggtgacccatgggagtcagacctcgtgttcATGAGGACGGACCTACAAGATGTTGTgccacatgacaatgaccccgtggtcatttcggttgtcacggccgggagaaaggtgcacagggttctagtcgaccagggaagttccgCAGATGTTATGTTCTAGTCGACATTCAACAAACTACGGTTGTCTCCTgaccttttgagaccctacACCGGGTGCTTATATAGGTTTGCTGACAACCAGGTAGAAGTGCGTGGCTACTTCGAATTGAGGACGACATTCACAGACGGAACGACCTCACGTACCGAAAGCATTTGGTACCTAGTGGTAAACGCCAACTCAGCTTACAACATCATGTTGGGCCGACCGGCGCTGAAtaggctgaacgcagtagcctccacgcgccacatgaagatgaagctgccagacctcagtggcaaggtgatcgTCATCAAATCAGATCAAGAGGAAGCGCGGAAATGTTatgaaaatagtttgaaaacaaagaGGGGTGTGTTCATGGTGTTCGAGCGTCCGCCGAGTGCAGACACGGCGATGGAGGTAGAACCCTTGAACGAGGCGACGCCAACGGAGTCAACGCCTGGCGAGGCCGCACCCGTAATGGTGACGCCTGAAGCGGACGCGCGCACGGAGGAGAGGCATGACGACACatcgcccgtagaagaggcgaCGCTTGGAAAGCACTACCGGGCGACGCCCCTTAAGGAAGATAGCAGGGACCAGCCGACGACCAACATGGTGGAGAGACAGATTGACGGCAAAACGTTCAAGCTAGGGCGTTTGTTGAGCCAAGAAGAACAGGATGAAGTGGCGGAGGTGATTTCGCGTCACTTaaatgctttcgcatggtccgcctcagacatgccgggcatcgaccctgactttTTATGCCACCACCTTAGCATGgatgccacggtccgccccgtgcgacagagaaggagaaagtttaatgaagaaAGGCGGCTCATGGTAAGGGAAGAGACACAGAAGTTGTTGAGCGCCGGACACATAcgggaaatcca
This region includes:
- the LOC137838604 gene encoding uncharacterized protein, whose protein sequence is MAMDWFISLLDGHITSFPQQSRLFREQYLANRAPPPVSYDLFDVKQYQGETLKEYINHFGAQVVKVGTTEEPMIVYAFRKGVCPGFFCESIIRNRPRTFAEIRRRAVEHIASEGEVCEKRTSVAPSRPRAQTRAQPVKVNETTTGRKKPEGRRPYEARKPQPKGQAGGNRPTRERARPARYDFVVELKDLIAVPNIVERLRRPAKTDKVLRPRKDSWCEFHEAFGHHINNCLSLGYQLDELVRNGFLKDYISEPATTAALPAPVEEQAHEMPVLGEVHTIAGGFSGGGPTASQQRKYARVVNSIEERISGDPWESDLVFMRTDLQDVVPHDNDPVVISVVTAGRKVHRVLVDQGSSADVMF